The stretch of DNA TATAACCTCCAATAATCAGCATGGCATCTACCCATTGGGCCAAATTGCTGACGGCCTCTTGCTGATTTTTAACGGGCTTGCAGCGAGTGTCGACAATCTTCATCCCGGGATATTTTGTTTGTTGAATATAAGAAATCAGGCGATCAAATTTATCAGCCGTAATTGTGGTTTGGCAGATGGCGATGGTGTTGCCTAAATTATCGGGCAAGGCATCCACTTCTTCTTCCGAATAAACCACATGAATGTTTTTACCATAGCTGCGACTGGCAATAATTTCTGCGTGTTTGGGGTTTCCGACCAGAATAATGGAATAACCCCTGGATTGAAAGAGCTCTATTTTTTTATACACCCATTTGAGCAACACCGGGCAGGTGGCATCGTAGTATTTTATCCCTCGCTCATTCAGGCTTTCTTTAAGCTCTTTCGGATAGCCATGAGCGGTGATGATCAGCTCTTTTACCCCGTTCTCCTCCAGACTTTGAAAATCCTGATAGCGTTCCAGGATAGGAATTCCGCTATTGGCAAGGTCTTGCACAATCTTGGGATTGTGCACAATAGGCCCCAATATGGGCTTGCGATGCGTTTCTGCCAGTTCAATGGCCGCCTCCACTCCAAAACAGGTCCCTGCACTTTTGGCGACTATTACTTCTAATACCGGCACTTCTAATGTCGGTTCTGTTTGACTCATAGACTTTCCTTTGGTTATGGAACCTCCTTCCATAGCCGATTCACAACTGTCAAGATGAGGAGCCTTATTATGTTTCATCCCGAAATGAAATATCGATCTTTAGGAAAATGCGGAACCAAAGTGAGCGCCCTTGCCCTGGGGGGATGGACCACCTTTGGAGGAAGCGTCACGGATGAAGAGCTGATCCGAAAACTTCTCCTTTGTGCCTATGAAAATGGGATCAACTTTTTTGATATCGCGGATATTTATGCAAAAGGAGAAGCCGAACGAGTGATGGGGAAAGTGCTGCAGGAATTTCCCCGACATGAACTTGTTCTTTCCTCCAAATTGTTTTGGCCTATGAGTGAAGATGTGAATGACCGAGGGCTTTCCCGAAAACACATTATGGAATCGGTAAATAAAAGTTTGCAGCGCATAGGCAGCGACTATTTAGACCTTTACTTCTGCCATCGTTTTGATGATCAGACGCCACTTGAAGAAACCCTTCGAGCCATGGATGATCTGATTCATCAGGGGAAAATTCTCTACTGGGGAACCAGTGAATGGAGTGCCAATCAAATCAGGGCTGCCCACGAAATTTGCGAAAAAAATAATTTATACAAACCTCAAGTGGAACAACCGCAATTTAGCCTGCTGGTCCGAAATCGCATCGAAAAGGAAATTCGTCCTCTCGCCTTGGAAAAAGGAATGGGGCTGGTGGTATGGAGCCCTTTGGCTTCTGGATTACTGACTGGGAAATACGATGAAAGCTTACCGGAAGGCTCTCGCCTTGCCCGTATCGATTGGTTGAGAGAGAATATCAAAACTCCTGAAAATTTAGCCTTGGTTAAAAAATTTAAAACCGTCGCCGATGAAATCGGCTGTAGTCGTGCCCAACTTGCCTTGGCCTGGGAGCTCAATCAGGAAGGGATTTCCAGTGTCATAACGGGAGCGACCCGGCTGGAGCAGCTTCAAGAAAACCTGGGGGCAGTGAAGGTGAAATATAATCCAGAAATTGAAATGAAGTTGAACCAGATTTTTCCCCCCGGAAAGTAAAAAAAATGCCCTTCTCCTGGCAAAATCTTCCCAAACCTATCTTCGGTCTGGCTCCCATGGACGGCGTGACCGATCACGTCTTTCGAAGCATCGTGTATAATCACGGGGCACCGGATGTCATGTTTACCGAATTTGTCAGTGTGGAAGGCCTCTCCCGTCACATCCCTGCGCTCTTAGAGGATTTAAAATATC from Deltaproteobacteria bacterium encodes:
- the ispH gene encoding 4-hydroxy-3-methylbut-2-enyl diphosphate reductase, producing the protein MSQTEPTLEVPVLEVIVAKSAGTCFGVEAAIELAETHRKPILGPIVHNPKIVQDLANSGIPILERYQDFQSLEENGVKELIITAHGYPKELKESLNERGIKYYDATCPVLLKWVYKKIELFQSRGYSIILVGNPKHAEIIASRSYGKNIHVVYSEEEVDALPDNLGNTIAICQTTITADKFDRLISYIQQTKYPGMKIVDTRCKPVKNQQEAVSNLAQWVDAMLIIGGYNSSNTTNLAKLSKKFLPLTTYHIDSPGLVKPEWLEGIHHLGIGAGTSTPKSQIEDVQRKVVELYPGKVLLSIEQEEGNLFEEE
- a CDS encoding aldo/keto reductase family protein, whose product is MKYRSLGKCGTKVSALALGGWTTFGGSVTDEELIRKLLLCAYENGINFFDIADIYAKGEAERVMGKVLQEFPRHELVLSSKLFWPMSEDVNDRGLSRKHIMESVNKSLQRIGSDYLDLYFCHRFDDQTPLEETLRAMDDLIHQGKILYWGTSEWSANQIRAAHEICEKNNLYKPQVEQPQFSLLVRNRIEKEIRPLALEKGMGLVVWSPLASGLLTGKYDESLPEGSRLARIDWLRENIKTPENLALVKKFKTVADEIGCSRAQLALAWELNQEGISSVITGATRLEQLQENLGAVKVKYNPEIEMKLNQIFPPGK